Proteins from a genomic interval of Chroococcidiopsis thermalis PCC 7203:
- a CDS encoding DJ-1/PfpI family protein produces MIPRSLGGKKIAVLLESEFIPEEIEAYQQRFSELKATVHLMSRLWGQPSVRFFSDEDTGATPRTIEVDIDFQNVDLNDYAAVIMSANYTSVRLRFFQPPEGQPIGGEQVRTSPAVQFYAKAMANPKIVKGALCHGLWILTPMPELLKERRVICHEVVLADIMNAGAIYEPSPTGVVVDDDLVTGRSRHEVYPFIDAITERIQQISSATNLFSTKKTATPLARARAAS; encoded by the coding sequence ATGATACCCAGATCCCTTGGAGGTAAGAAAATCGCGGTTCTTCTCGAAAGTGAATTCATTCCTGAAGAAATTGAAGCGTACCAGCAACGCTTTTCGGAATTAAAGGCAACGGTGCATTTAATGTCTAGGCTTTGGGGTCAACCAAGCGTCCGCTTCTTCAGCGATGAAGATACAGGTGCTACACCTCGAACTATAGAAGTGGATATCGATTTTCAAAATGTCGATCTTAACGACTACGCGGCTGTGATCATGTCTGCCAATTACACCAGCGTGCGTCTGCGTTTCTTCCAACCACCTGAGGGTCAACCAATCGGTGGCGAACAAGTTCGCACTTCGCCAGCAGTGCAATTTTATGCTAAAGCTATGGCGAATCCTAAGATTGTCAAAGGGGCGCTCTGTCACGGATTGTGGATATTAACACCAATGCCAGAGTTACTTAAAGAACGACGAGTGATCTGTCATGAGGTCGTGCTTGCAGACATCATGAATGCTGGTGCAATTTACGAACCCTCACCCACAGGGGTAGTTGTAGATGACGACCTGGTTACTGGTCGATCGCGACACGAAGTATATCCATTTATAGACGCTATTACCGAACGAATCCAACAAATTTCCTCAGCGACAAATCTCTTCTCAACCAAAAAAACTGCTACTCCCCTTGCAAGAGCAAGAGCTGCTAGCTAA
- a CDS encoding thiamine pyrophosphate-binding protein → MANRNGRFAIIEQLLADGIQYMFGNPGTVEQGFLDALSHYEPEFKYVFALQETIAVGMADGYARATKKPTIVQLHSGVGLGNGIGMMYQAMRGHAPLVVLAGEAGIMYDAMDAQMASDLVSIAKPVTKWATRVVDPASLLRVLRRAIKIAGTPPMGPVFVSLPMDILDAPNEEEAIPTSFPIARVTPEPEQIERAASILATATKPLIVVGDGVAFSDAQAELIRVAELIGAQVWGADSSEPNMSATHPLFGGLLGHMFGEVSRRITSQADAVLICGTYVFPEVFPVLSDAFAPNAKVIHIDLNGYEIAKNFPVDLGLMSDPKTTLAVLGTTLESMMTPEQQQEAFQRSIRIAEAKKQQLTTQLESDRAVCDSVPLHLSRFARDLAQHIPPDTVIFDEAITNSEELCRYIPPTTLGYYFQTRGGSLGVGIPGAIGLKLANPDKTVIGFTGDGGSMYTIQALWTAAHHNIDAKFVICNNHSYQILKLNIMQYWRERGIAEHDFPTSFTIGNPDIRFDELARAMGVQSIRVEQPDEIESAIQKALAYNGPFLIDLVLTNEVAGSKIGVKCGQ, encoded by the coding sequence ATGGCTAACAGAAATGGGCGCTTTGCGATTATAGAACAACTGCTTGCAGATGGCATACAATACATGTTCGGCAACCCTGGCACAGTCGAGCAGGGATTTCTGGACGCTTTAAGTCACTACGAGCCTGAATTCAAATATGTCTTTGCCTTGCAAGAGACGATTGCAGTAGGTATGGCTGATGGCTATGCCCGTGCCACCAAAAAACCAACAATTGTGCAACTACACAGTGGTGTTGGATTGGGAAATGGAATTGGCATGATGTACCAAGCGATGCGCGGTCATGCGCCACTAGTCGTGCTAGCTGGTGAAGCAGGCATTATGTACGATGCAATGGATGCTCAGATGGCATCTGACCTTGTGAGCATAGCCAAGCCCGTGACTAAATGGGCTACGCGGGTTGTCGATCCTGCTTCTCTTTTACGAGTTTTGCGTCGGGCAATTAAGATTGCTGGTACACCACCAATGGGTCCTGTCTTCGTTAGCCTGCCAATGGATATCCTTGATGCTCCTAATGAAGAAGAAGCGATCCCAACTTCTTTCCCAATCGCGCGAGTCACCCCCGAACCAGAACAGATCGAACGAGCCGCAAGTATACTAGCTACTGCAACCAAGCCTTTAATTGTGGTAGGTGACGGCGTGGCTTTTTCAGATGCTCAAGCTGAATTAATCCGCGTTGCCGAACTAATTGGCGCTCAAGTATGGGGAGCAGATTCATCGGAACCAAACATGAGCGCTACCCATCCTCTATTTGGAGGATTGCTCGGGCATATGTTTGGCGAAGTTAGTCGCCGCATCACCTCCCAAGCAGATGCAGTGTTAATTTGCGGTACTTACGTTTTCCCTGAAGTCTTTCCTGTACTCTCTGATGCTTTTGCTCCCAATGCAAAAGTGATTCACATTGATTTAAATGGTTATGAGATTGCAAAAAATTTCCCAGTAGATCTCGGGCTGATGAGCGATCCGAAAACTACCCTTGCAGTTCTAGGTACAACCTTGGAATCAATGATGACTCCCGAACAGCAGCAGGAAGCATTTCAAAGATCTATTCGGATAGCTGAAGCTAAAAAGCAGCAATTAACAACTCAGCTTGAGTCCGATCGAGCTGTCTGCGACTCAGTACCTTTGCATCTGTCGCGTTTTGCGCGAGACTTGGCTCAGCATATACCACCAGATACGGTAATTTTCGATGAAGCAATCACTAACTCTGAAGAACTTTGTCGTTACATTCCCCCTACAACTTTGGGATATTATTTTCAAACGCGGGGTGGTTCCCTTGGTGTTGGTATTCCAGGTGCAATTGGTTTAAAGCTGGCTAATCCAGATAAGACGGTTATTGGTTTCACTGGTGACGGTGGCAGTATGTACACCATTCAGGCATTGTGGACTGCTGCACATCACAACATTGATGCTAAATTTGTCATCTGCAACAATCACAGTTATCAAATACTCAAGCTCAATATTATGCAATATTGGCGCGAACGAGGAATTGCAGAACACGATTTTCCAACTTCTTTCACCATAGGCAATCCAGACATCCGTTTTGATGAGTTAGCGCGGGCTATGGGAGTTCAGTCTATACGGGTTGAACAGCCTGACGAGATCGAATCAGCCATCCAGAAAGCATTAGCTTACAATGGACCCTTCTTAATTGACTTAGTACTGACCAACGAGGTTGCAGGCTCAAAAATTGGTGTTAAGTGCGGTCAATAG
- a CDS encoding type 1 glutamine amidotransferase domain-containing protein → MRKILTILSEYGYWGEELVGPLETFDAAGYQVDFATPTGKRPVALPPSLDPTFVDPPLGRAVVSEEMAEKVKRLEDPKNPRLDNPIILSEWLPDRPYWSAEKFLREMEAYNNAIDEVQQDLVQYDALLIVGGSGPIVDLVNNHRVHDLILGFYKLGKPIAAECYGVTCLAFARDLVERKSIIRGKHVTGHCKEYDYLDGTGFVGSDLNMGPPPYPLEYILSDATAPDGEYHGNFGREISVIVDYPFITGRSTADSYTTGQKLVEVLEKGLRRYGW, encoded by the coding sequence ATGAGAAAAATACTGACAATTCTGTCAGAGTACGGCTACTGGGGTGAAGAACTAGTAGGTCCTCTGGAAACCTTTGATGCAGCAGGATACCAAGTTGACTTTGCAACTCCGACTGGTAAAAGACCAGTGGCGCTTCCTCCCAGCTTAGATCCTACTTTCGTTGACCCTCCTTTAGGTCGGGCAGTCGTATCTGAGGAGATGGCGGAGAAAGTCAAGCGATTAGAAGATCCAAAGAATCCTCGGCTAGATAATCCGATCATTCTGTCAGAATGGTTGCCCGATCGCCCTTATTGGAGTGCTGAAAAGTTTCTGCGAGAAATGGAAGCCTACAACAACGCGATCGACGAGGTGCAGCAGGATCTAGTGCAATATGATGCTCTTTTGATCGTAGGTGGTAGCGGTCCAATCGTCGATTTGGTCAACAACCATAGAGTCCATGACCTGATTCTCGGTTTTTACAAGCTGGGTAAACCGATCGCTGCGGAGTGCTATGGTGTAACTTGTCTGGCTTTTGCTCGCGACCTGGTAGAACGCAAGAGTATTATTCGAGGTAAACACGTCACAGGTCACTGTAAGGAGTATGACTACTTAGATGGAACTGGGTTTGTTGGTAGCGATCTTAATATGGGTCCACCTCCCTATCCCTTAGAGTATATCCTCAGTGATGCAACAGCTCCAGACGGAGAATATCACGGTAATTTTGGCAGAGAGATTTCTGTCATTGTTGACTATCCATTTATCACGGGACGGTCTACCGCAGATTCTTATACAACTGGTCAGAAGTTAGTAGAAGTCTTAGAGAAAGGGCTAAGACGGTATGGATGGTAA
- the malQ gene encoding 4-alpha-glucanotransferase: protein MSFSRASGVLLHPTSLPSQFGIGDLGIDAYRFIDFLADSGQQLWQILPLGPAGKGNSPYASYSAMAGNPLLISPELLEKKGLLEKAHLAHLPEFNAETVDFEQAISTKIPMLRKACSNFEANATSFEKQEFSEFCDRNAYWLDDYALFMALKDAHQGASWNHWEPAIARRQPAAIEQWQQQLSTGTFYYKYLQFEFFQQWSELKRYANQRSIQIVGDIAIYVAHDSADVWAHPENFCLDPATGEPALMAGTPPDYFSATGQLWGNPVYNWENLQRENFEWWLQRFRSILNYVDLIRIDHFRGFQAFWAVKQGETTAMNGEWIEAPGEAFFKALNEKLGHLPIIAEDLGTITPEVEALRDRFELPGMKILQFAFGDGTQIEKRFLPFSYSHNCVVYTGTHDNDTTVGWFNQLSEQARAAVRFYLGCTSSEEIHWDLIRLAQSSVADRAITPLQDILGLGTNSRMNFPGKAVGNWGWRYQQSNLTPQLRDRLKKIAETYGRTSILQISDYK from the coding sequence ATGTCCTTCAGCCGAGCTAGCGGAGTTTTGTTGCATCCCACTTCCTTGCCAAGTCAGTTTGGCATTGGAGACTTAGGTATAGACGCTTATCGCTTTATTGACTTTTTAGCGGATAGCGGACAGCAACTATGGCAGATATTACCATTGGGACCTGCGGGAAAAGGTAATTCTCCTTACGCCTCTTATTCAGCAATGGCAGGAAATCCACTGCTGATTAGTCCAGAATTATTAGAGAAAAAAGGCTTATTAGAAAAAGCTCACTTGGCTCATTTACCTGAGTTTAATGCTGAAACTGTAGACTTTGAGCAAGCGATCTCAACAAAAATACCAATGCTGCGAAAAGCTTGCTCGAACTTTGAAGCAAATGCTACATCGTTTGAAAAACAGGAGTTTTCAGAATTTTGCGATCGCAATGCTTACTGGCTAGATGACTACGCTCTGTTTATGGCGCTCAAAGATGCTCACCAAGGTGCTAGTTGGAATCATTGGGAGCCAGCGATCGCTAGAAGACAGCCAGCCGCGATCGAACAATGGCAGCAACAGTTAAGTACGGGTACTTTTTACTATAAGTATCTTCAATTTGAATTTTTTCAACAATGGTCAGAACTAAAACGTTATGCCAACCAACGCAGCATTCAAATTGTAGGAGATATTGCTATTTACGTAGCACATGATAGTGCTGATGTCTGGGCGCATCCCGAAAATTTTTGCCTAGATCCAGCGACAGGTGAACCAGCACTGATGGCAGGAACACCACCAGATTACTTCAGTGCTACAGGACAACTGTGGGGCAACCCAGTCTATAACTGGGAAAATTTACAGCGGGAGAACTTCGAGTGGTGGTTGCAACGCTTTAGATCCATTCTTAACTACGTAGACTTAATTCGCATCGACCACTTCCGAGGCTTCCAGGCTTTCTGGGCAGTGAAACAAGGCGAAACCACTGCCATGAATGGAGAATGGATTGAAGCCCCTGGAGAAGCTTTCTTTAAGGCACTTAACGAGAAGCTAGGTCACTTACCGATTATTGCTGAGGATTTGGGAACGATTACACCCGAGGTGGAGGCGTTGCGCGATCGCTTTGAACTTCCTGGGATGAAAATTTTGCAATTTGCCTTTGGCGACGGCACGCAAATAGAAAAACGCTTTTTACCGTTTAGTTATTCACACAATTGTGTCGTTTACACGGGGACTCACGATAATGACACGACTGTAGGCTGGTTTAACCAGTTGTCAGAACAAGCACGAGCAGCCGTCCGGTTTTATTTGGGTTGTACGAGTTCGGAGGAAATTCATTGGGATTTAATTCGCTTGGCGCAAAGCTCTGTTGCAGATCGCGCAATTACCCCCCTTCAAGATATTTTGGGATTGGGTACGAACTCTCGCATGAATTTTCCTGGTAAAGCAGTAGGAAACTGGGGTTGGCGATATCAACAGTCTAATTTAACACCTCAGTTGCGCGATCGCCTCAAAAAGATCGCTGAAACTTACGGTCGAACCTCTATTCTTCAAATTTCTGACTACAAATAA